In a single window of the Atlantibacter hermannii genome:
- the cobU gene encoding bifunctional cobalamin biosynthesis protein CobU translates to MILITGGARSGKSRHGERLVQEKAGRVLYIATSMVFDDEMAERVRHHQLSRPSHWRTLEAWRDLPDVITPDNDPQEAILLECITTLISNLLFDFVGDTPEAQWDYAAIEAHIDAHITRLLTACATCPSPVILVTNEVGMGIVPENRLARHFRDIAGRVNQRLAEQAEQVWLVVSGIGVKIKG, encoded by the coding sequence GTCCAGGAGAAGGCCGGGCGCGTGCTGTATATCGCGACCTCGATGGTTTTTGATGACGAGATGGCTGAGCGGGTGCGTCATCACCAGCTTAGCCGCCCATCGCACTGGCGTACCCTGGAGGCGTGGCGCGATCTTCCCGACGTCATCACCCCTGACAACGATCCGCAGGAAGCCATTTTGCTGGAATGCATTACCACGCTTATCAGCAATTTGCTGTTTGATTTTGTCGGCGATACGCCGGAAGCGCAGTGGGATTACGCGGCGATAGAAGCGCATATTGACGCGCATATCACACGGCTACTGACGGCCTGCGCGACCTGTCCTTCACCGGTAATACTGGTCACTAACGAAGTGGGGATGGGAATTGTGCCGGAAAACCGTCTGGCGCGGCATTTCCGTGATATCGCCGGGCGCGTGAATCAGCGGCTGGCGGAGCAGGCGGAACAGGTATGGCTGGTGGTGTCAGGAATTGGGGTAAAAATAAAGGGGTAG